From Elusimicrobiaceae bacterium, one genomic window encodes:
- a CDS encoding mechanosensitive ion channel translates to MLSAWLGKLFSSWALVSERASSLSAEILGILLLVLAVFLIAKICKRLLLFIFDRSFFGSKFPHFFQAVKHSHILAATGYAVSAVAVIQLYSLFIPVEGLFWVSVMQKVVGIYVVSCFMHLFVCAMNILDYMYGRNPNVPLRGVFQAGKIVIYLLGALVIISILISKKPMYVITGLSAAAAVFMLIFKDPILGFAAGIQLASNNLLKIGDWITMESHGADGTVIDITLTTVRVQNFDNTIVNIPAYDLVSRPFQNWSGMFQSGARRIKRSINIDVETIKFLDQNLLNRLKKIKLISDYLENKETEIRDFNEKHGNKESVLNGRHLTNIGTFRQYAVAYLNSLSTIDHKETCMVRQLAPTTAGLPLEIYCFTATTEWVKYEAIQSDVFDHLYSVMPEFDLLPYQQPAGRNFNQATKMIFSERNQGLNQIEK, encoded by the coding sequence ATGTTAAGTGCTTGGTTGGGAAAATTGTTTTCTTCTTGGGCATTGGTATCTGAAAGAGCAAGTTCTTTATCTGCGGAAATTTTAGGGATTTTATTATTGGTTTTGGCCGTTTTTTTGATTGCCAAAATTTGCAAAAGACTGCTTCTTTTTATTTTTGATCGTTCCTTTTTTGGGTCGAAGTTTCCTCATTTCTTTCAAGCAGTCAAACATTCTCATATTTTAGCAGCTACCGGCTATGCTGTTTCTGCTGTAGCGGTGATACAGTTATATTCTTTGTTTATTCCGGTGGAAGGGCTATTTTGGGTTTCCGTCATGCAAAAGGTGGTGGGGATTTATGTAGTATCTTGCTTTATGCACCTGTTTGTATGTGCAATGAATATATTGGATTATATGTATGGCAGAAACCCCAATGTCCCGTTGCGGGGTGTATTTCAGGCGGGCAAAATTGTCATCTATTTGTTGGGGGCATTAGTCATCATTTCTATTTTAATCAGCAAGAAGCCGATGTACGTCATTACGGGTTTGTCTGCGGCAGCGGCTGTGTTTATGTTGATTTTTAAAGATCCTATTTTGGGTTTTGCTGCCGGTATCCAGCTGGCCAGTAATAATCTGCTAAAAATTGGAGACTGGATTACTATGGAATCTCATGGGGCAGACGGTACGGTAATTGATATTACATTGACTACGGTGCGCGTGCAAAACTTTGATAATACTATCGTAAATATTCCTGCGTATGATTTAGTTTCTCGTCCTTTTCAGAATTGGAGCGGTATGTTCCAAAGTGGTGCAAGACGTATTAAACGTTCTATTAATATAGACGTGGAAACGATTAAGTTTTTGGATCAAAATTTGTTAAATCGCTTGAAAAAAATCAAACTGATTTCGGATTACTTGGAAAATAAAGAAACAGAAATTCGTGATTTTAATGAAAAACATGGCAACAAAGAAAGTGTTTTGAACGGACGTCATTTAACCAATATAGGTACTTTCCGTCAATATGCGGTGGCTTACTTAAACAGTTTATCCACCATTGATCATAAAGAAACCTGCATGGTGCGTCAATTGGCTCCCACTACGGCGGGACTGCCACTGGAAATTTATTGTTTTACCGCTACGACAGAATGGGTAAAATATGAGGCAATACAGTCGGATGTTTTTGATCATTTATATTCTGTGATGCCAGAGTTTGATTTGTTGCCGTATCAACAACCTGCCGGCAGAAATTTCAACCAAGCAACTAAGATGATATTTTCAGAGAGAAATCAAGGATTAAATCAAATAGAAAAATAA
- the hydF gene encoding [FeFe] hydrogenase H-cluster maturation GTPase HydF yields the protein MVKLNRPHIGIFGRMNVGKSSLINALTRQKTAVVADVAGTTTDPVKKNMEILGIGPVTLIDTAGVDDASELGAQRVAKTQEVLEQVNLAILVFTEEFADYEYQWTSLFRAKNIPYFLVHNKADLLPSVASEIEGAEVVEFSDKWADTGSLVGAIIRHMPPNAYNHDDIFDGFVKEGDEVVFVMPIDSSAPEGRLILPQVQSLRGLLDNHAVGICLQPNQLQGWLKKHSPKLVVTDSQVFAQVNPLVPSHIPLTSFSILFSRLKGDFDLFLTGTEKIDSLQEGDKVLVLESCTHSVNVCDDIGRVKLPALLQKKTGKKLYFDYVTNLDPLPSDLSVYKLALQCGGCMVTRQQILNRLAHLSQSGVPVSNYGLTIAWCTGIFSRVTEIFRR from the coding sequence ATGGTAAAACTAAATAGACCTCATATCGGTATTTTTGGCAGAATGAACGTGGGCAAGAGTTCACTGATTAATGCGCTGACCCGTCAAAAAACGGCCGTCGTAGCCGATGTGGCCGGCACTACTACCGACCCCGTTAAAAAAAATATGGAAATTTTGGGAATAGGGCCGGTCACCTTGATAGATACAGCAGGAGTAGACGATGCCTCCGAATTAGGGGCTCAACGTGTGGCCAAGACTCAAGAAGTTTTGGAGCAGGTAAATTTGGCTATTTTGGTTTTTACCGAAGAATTTGCCGATTACGAATATCAATGGACTTCTCTTTTTCGAGCAAAAAACATTCCCTACTTTTTAGTGCACAATAAGGCAGATTTGTTGCCGTCTGTTGCATCTGAGATAGAGGGAGCGGAAGTAGTGGAGTTTTCAGATAAATGGGCAGATACAGGCAGTTTAGTAGGGGCCATTATCCGCCATATGCCGCCAAATGCCTATAATCACGATGATATCTTTGACGGATTTGTAAAAGAGGGAGATGAGGTGGTTTTTGTTATGCCGATAGATTCCTCCGCTCCGGAAGGCCGTCTTATTTTGCCACAGGTACAAAGTTTGCGTGGTTTGCTAGATAATCATGCCGTCGGAATTTGTTTGCAGCCGAATCAATTACAAGGATGGCTGAAAAAGCATAGTCCTAAGTTGGTGGTGACAGACTCGCAAGTATTTGCACAGGTCAATCCTTTGGTCCCCAGCCATATTCCGCTTACCAGCTTTAGCATTCTTTTTTCTCGTTTAAAGGGGGATTTTGATTTATTTTTGACAGGAACGGAAAAAATAGATTCTTTGCAAGAGGGGGATAAAGTATTGGTGTTGGAGTCTTGCACACATAGTGTAAATGTGTGTGACGATATCGGCAGGGTAAAACTGCCGGCCCTATTGCAGAAAAAGACAGGTAAAAAATTATATTTTGATTATGTCACCAATTTAGATCCGTTGCCTTCGGATTTATCGGTTTATAAGTTGGCACTGCAATGTGGCGGATGTATGGTGACAAGACAACAAATTTTAAATCGTTTGGCCCATTTGAGCCAATCCGGCGTGCCGGTGAGTAATTATGGGTTGACAATTGCGTGGTGTACGGGGATTTTTAGCCGAGTGACGGAAATTTTTCGCCGGTAG
- a CDS encoding polyprenyl synthetase family protein: MTKNCSSTFTDNTKQMKAFDVYLKERAKLVEKNLSKFINKIPNSPKILTDSMDYSLQAGGKRVRPILAMATAEAFGKKPADVMPAACALEMLHTYSLIHDDLPCMDNDDLRRGKPTNHKVFGEDLSLLAGDAMLTYVFEVFAQNGKIKSIGYENTLLALQNFAHRAGASGMVGGQTADVYAEGMGTQEASSFRAEKLKKTSKKLADKSLHYFLLPQSVKETTPENVLLYIHANKTGALIRASVETGAILAGVKGADLKHIQKYADCIGLVFQIVDDILDVTASAKQLGKSNSDAQNGKLTFVSLFGLEGSRKHAQLLIAKAQKALDSLKNVNRKNLAPLYCMAEFFKTRTY; encoded by the coding sequence ATGACAAAAAATTGCAGCTCAACGTTTACCGATAACACAAAACAAATGAAAGCCTTTGACGTGTATTTAAAAGAACGCGCCAAGTTGGTAGAAAAAAATCTTTCCAAATTTATTAACAAAATTCCCAATTCTCCCAAAATTTTAACAGACTCTATGGATTATTCCTTACAGGCTGGCGGCAAACGCGTTCGCCCCATTTTGGCAATGGCTACCGCAGAGGCTTTTGGCAAAAAGCCAGCCGATGTCATGCCGGCTGCCTGCGCGCTGGAAATGCTGCACACCTATTCTTTAATTCATGACGATTTACCTTGCATGGATAATGATGATTTAAGACGCGGAAAACCCACCAATCACAAAGTTTTTGGCGAAGACTTATCTTTGCTTGCCGGTGATGCTATGCTTACCTATGTGTTTGAGGTCTTTGCCCAAAACGGAAAAATAAAATCCATCGGGTATGAAAACACGTTGCTTGCTTTGCAAAATTTTGCCCACCGCGCCGGTGCTTCCGGTATGGTTGGCGGTCAAACGGCTGACGTATACGCTGAAGGTATGGGTACGCAAGAGGCCTCCAGCTTCCGCGCCGAAAAACTCAAGAAAACCTCTAAAAAGTTAGCCGACAAAAGTTTGCATTATTTCCTTTTACCTCAATCGGTCAAAGAAACCACCCCTGAAAATGTACTGCTTTACATTCACGCCAACAAAACCGGTGCTTTAATTCGCGCCAGTGTAGAAACGGGGGCCATTTTGGCCGGAGTCAAAGGAGCAGATTTGAAACATATCCAAAAATATGCAGATTGTATCGGTTTGGTGTTCCAAATTGTAGACGATATTTTAGATGTCACCGCTTCTGCCAAACAGTTGGGTAAATCCAACAGCGATGCCCAAAACGGCAAACTTACCTTTGTCAGCCTGTTTGGATTAGAAGGAAGCCGCAAACACGCCCAATTGCTGATTGCTAAAGCGCAAAAAGCCTTAGATAGTTTAAAAAACGTCAATCGCAAAAACTTGGCTCCGTTGTATTGCATGGCTGAATTTTTCAAAACCCGTACTTATTAA
- a CDS encoding 1-deoxy-D-xylulose-5-phosphate synthase, which translates to MKVLPTVKTPADLRNIKRELLPTLCEEIRQEIIQTTSKNGGHLGSSLGAVEIITALHYVFNTPKDKLVFDTGHQAYAHKLLTDRQSQFHSIRTKGGLSGFPKRSESKYDDFGVGHASTALSAALGMAIARDQKKSDARIVALVADGALTGGMSYEAMQNAGLLGSDMLVILNDNQMFISKRVGALGQLLTKLLTKKYVQLAEEKAASFLKQFDELGNNAAKLAKRARSILFPGTIFEEMGFRYYGPVNGNDIEAMIEVLESVKEIKGPVLLHVVTKKGKGYTPAEEKPTKFHGIGIFDADTGDTIGKASCITFTKAFSDTIVKLAKEDKTINAITAAMPEGTGLDEFRHTYPERFFDVGIAEEHAATFAAGLAAEGMKPVVAVYSSFAQRCYDQIVHDIALQNLPVVFALDRAGLVGEDGPTHHGAYDLSFLRSTPNLIIAAPADENELQHMLKTGVNCGKPYVLRYPRGSGFGVKIDEELQDLPIGKGVWLKKGNDLTIVAVGNRVHPALETAELLRKKGIDAGVINARFVKPLDTDILDQALKGSPRIVTVEDNSLCGGFGSAVAEYLTSQEKPFKLLRLGLPDEFVEHGKVSQLFEQLGLTPQKMTEQILKWGK; encoded by the coding sequence ATGAAAGTATTACCCACCGTCAAAACTCCCGCTGATTTGCGCAATATTAAGCGTGAACTTCTGCCCACGTTGTGTGAAGAAATTCGGCAGGAAATCATTCAAACCACCAGCAAAAACGGAGGACATTTAGGCTCTAGTTTAGGAGCGGTGGAAATTATTACGGCACTTCACTATGTGTTTAATACTCCCAAAGATAAACTGGTTTTTGATACCGGTCACCAGGCATACGCACATAAACTTTTAACAGACAGACAAAGCCAATTTCACTCTATCCGCACCAAAGGCGGCCTTAGCGGATTTCCTAAACGAAGCGAAAGCAAATATGATGATTTTGGCGTAGGTCATGCCAGCACGGCTTTATCGGCTGCATTGGGTATGGCCATTGCACGCGATCAAAAGAAATCTGATGCACGCATTGTAGCATTAGTGGCAGACGGAGCCTTAACCGGCGGTATGTCTTATGAAGCCATGCAAAATGCAGGGCTTTTAGGCTCTGACATGTTGGTGATTTTAAACGACAATCAAATGTTTATTTCCAAGCGTGTCGGAGCTTTGGGGCAACTGCTCACCAAACTGCTCACCAAAAAATATGTACAACTGGCTGAAGAAAAAGCCGCAAGTTTTCTAAAGCAGTTTGACGAATTAGGCAATAATGCCGCCAAACTGGCCAAAAGAGCGCGCTCTATTTTATTTCCGGGAACTATTTTTGAAGAAATGGGTTTCCGTTATTATGGCCCCGTCAACGGAAACGATATTGAGGCCATGATAGAAGTGTTGGAAAGTGTAAAAGAAATAAAAGGCCCCGTACTTTTGCACGTAGTCACCAAAAAAGGCAAAGGCTACACACCGGCCGAAGAAAAACCGACCAAATTTCATGGTATCGGTATCTTTGATGCCGACACAGGCGACACTATCGGTAAAGCTAGTTGTATTACCTTTACTAAAGCCTTTTCCGATACCATCGTAAAATTGGCCAAAGAAGATAAAACCATTAATGCCATCACCGCCGCTATGCCGGAAGGAACGGGTTTGGACGAATTTCGTCACACTTATCCGGAGCGATTTTTTGATGTCGGCATTGCCGAAGAACATGCCGCTACCTTTGCAGCAGGTTTAGCCGCTGAAGGCATGAAGCCGGTAGTAGCGGTTTATTCCTCTTTTGCCCAACGCTGTTATGACCAAATTGTGCATGACATTGCTTTGCAAAATTTGCCCGTCGTTTTTGCATTAGACCGCGCCGGACTGGTGGGTGAGGACGGCCCTACCCATCATGGGGCTTATGATTTGAGTTTCCTGCGCAGCACCCCTAACTTAATCATCGCCGCACCGGCTGATGAAAATGAATTGCAACATATGCTCAAAACGGGTGTAAATTGCGGCAAACCATATGTGTTGCGTTATCCGCGCGGATCGGGCTTTGGAGTAAAAATAGATGAAGAACTGCAAGACTTGCCCATCGGCAAAGGTGTTTGGCTTAAAAAAGGAAACGACCTTACTATTGTAGCGGTAGGCAACCGTGTACACCCTGCCTTAGAAACGGCCGAACTCTTACGAAAAAAAGGCATAGACGCAGGTGTAATTAATGCTCGTTTTGTTAAACCTTTGGATACAGATATATTGGATCAAGCCCTAAAAGGTTCCCCCCGTATTGTGACGGTGGAAGACAACAGCCTTTGCGGAGGATTTGGCTCTGCCGTAGCGGAATATTTAACCAGTCAAGAGAAACCCTTTAAACTCTTGCGTTTGGGCTTGCCGGACGAATTTGTAGAACATGGAAAAGTAAGCCAGTTGTTTGAACAATTAGGCCTTACTCCGCAAAAAATGACGGAACAAATACTCAAATGGGGTAAATAA
- a CDS encoding TIGR00730 family Rossman fold protein, giving the protein MKKNTKVRNVAAAEHDSSYIRAYEDIDLLNKSTLRPVRIQLEVLKPELYLQALNITQTIVCFGSARVRPEKEAKAIVAAAKKELAKKPKSKILQTKLAEAEGLLSLSKYYEVGREFAKLVVKKGKKRFAVVTGGGPGLMEAANRGAFENGGTSIGFNITLPHEQRPNPYITKNLAFLFHYFAIRKLHLVMRSKAILGFPGGFGTFDELFEILTLIQTYKKEEIPVILVGKEFWSKVVNFDALASYGVINKADAKMCHIVDTAEEAWAVIADFYGIK; this is encoded by the coding sequence ATGAAAAAAAACACCAAAGTGAGAAATGTAGCCGCAGCAGAACATGATTCTTCTTACATCCGCGCCTATGAGGATATTGATTTGTTAAACAAATCCACATTGCGCCCCGTACGCATTCAACTGGAAGTGTTAAAACCGGAACTTTACTTACAAGCACTTAATATTACACAAACCATCGTCTGTTTCGGAAGTGCGCGTGTACGTCCTGAAAAAGAAGCAAAAGCCATCGTCGCCGCCGCCAAAAAAGAATTGGCCAAAAAACCCAAAAGCAAAATATTACAAACAAAATTGGCTGAAGCGGAAGGCTTGCTCTCTTTGTCCAAATATTATGAAGTCGGCCGCGAATTTGCAAAATTGGTTGTGAAAAAAGGCAAAAAACGCTTTGCTGTAGTGACAGGTGGCGGACCGGGCCTGATGGAAGCGGCCAATCGCGGAGCTTTTGAAAACGGCGGCACCAGTATCGGTTTTAATATTACGTTGCCGCACGAGCAACGCCCCAACCCCTACATCACCAAGAATTTGGCTTTTTTATTTCATTATTTTGCCATTCGCAAACTCCACTTGGTCATGCGCTCTAAAGCCATTTTAGGGTTTCCGGGCGGATTTGGCACATTTGACGAACTGTTCGAAATTCTCACCCTAATCCAAACCTATAAAAAAGAAGAAATCCCCGTTATTTTAGTGGGTAAGGAATTCTGGAGCAAGGTGGTTAATTTTGATGCTTTAGCCTCTTACGGTGTGATTAATAAAGCCGATGCCAAAATGTGCCACATCGTAGACACCGCCGAAGAAGCATGGGCTGTTATTGCAGACTTCTACGGTATTAAATAG
- a CDS encoding response regulator transcription factor, with protein sequence MLKIGLVDDSVMLRSAIKNVLESSGYEVVLEAGGSQELFEKMEKTIPSLILLDVFFPTENGLDILARLKKQYPPVKVLMVTGLKQETITTEAKRLGASGVLYKPFDTDDLLNAIKQA encoded by the coding sequence ATGTTAAAAATAGGTTTAGTGGATGATTCTGTGATGTTGCGTTCTGCTATTAAGAACGTGTTAGAATCTTCCGGTTATGAAGTGGTGTTGGAAGCGGGTGGTTCACAAGAGTTATTTGAAAAGATGGAAAAAACAATTCCTTCGCTGATTTTATTGGATGTCTTTTTCCCGACGGAAAATGGGTTGGATATTTTGGCTCGCTTAAAAAAACAGTATCCGCCTGTCAAAGTATTGATGGTGACCGGCCTTAAACAAGAAACGATTACCACCGAAGCCAAAAGATTAGGTGCCAGCGGTGTGTTGTATAAGCCGTTTGATACCGATGATTTACTAAATGCCATTAAGCAAGCATAA